One window of the Nothobranchius furzeri strain GRZ-AD chromosome 3, NfurGRZ-RIMD1, whole genome shotgun sequence genome contains the following:
- the LOC129155808 gene encoding uncharacterized protein → MTGKFLTQDANLFFSLSGLTSLFSDAIVISDGEWEEIPIEELTCKTPVPVPLDDLSKINRAVENLKKEGVQPYPGSDNFYPTTPPSTSRTVLHSYQPSHTVRSHGNASVKAVRYRTVTPQTILEAEQRPTAYAPPISQPPPPPAPSHARTDEQHSTAASISPPTPPPSPPPPPPPPPSPAQEQSDSDSETAERGPEQPADEEEENAPPPAPVQKKRLKKKKNIRLSPLQRLNRMKMAYLLLQVNSGLVEVVQQVLAL, encoded by the exons atgacgggtaagtttttaactcaagacgcaaatctttttttttctctttctggtttaacatctttattttcagacgctattgtcatatcggacggcgagtgggaagaaattcctattgaggaattaacttgtaaaactccggtaccggtccccctggatgatttgtctaaaattaatcgcgcggtcgagaatctga aaaaggagggggttcaaccttaccccggaagtgataacttttacccaaccacgcctccatccaccagccgaaccgtcttacattcgtatcagcccagccataccgtcagatcacacgggaatgcgagcgtgaaagctgttcgttacaggaccgtcacgccgcagacgatcctcgaagctg agcaacgtccgacggcctacgcacccccaatatctcagcccccaccacctccagccccttctcatgcgcggacggatg aacaacattcgactgccgcttcaatatctccgcccacacctcctccatctcctcctcctcctcctcctcctcccccttctcctgcacagg aacaatccgacagcgactctgaaaccgctgaacgtggtcctgagcagccagccg atgaagaggaagagaacgcaccacctcctgcacctgtacaga aaaaacgactgaagaaaaagaaaaacatccgtctttcaccacttcagagattaaacaggatgaaaatggcctacttattgctgcaggtcaactcaggcctggtcgaagtggtccaacaagtgctggctctgtaa